Proteins from a single region of Dyadobacter fanqingshengii:
- a CDS encoding KUP/HAK/KT family potassium transporter, protein MGSHKHLDKASAAGLLVALGIIFGDIGTSPLYVMQAIIGKEMISTEVVYGAVSCIFWTLTLQTTLKYVILILRADNKGEGGILALYALVRKNARWLTVPAIIGASTLLADGIITPPISVSSAVEGLQILYPSIQTIPIVIGILTLLFIIQIFGTTIVGRAFGPVMMIWFVMLAVLGVHQVVGHMEILKSLNPYYGYQLLANHPGGFWMLGAVFLCTTGAEALYSDLGHCGRGNIRISWIFVKTCLILNYFGQGAWLIAHSGTYLDGKKPFYEIMPDWWLLPGIAIATMATVIASQALISGSFTLISEAIRLNFWPKVRLVYPSDQKGQLYVPSVNWLLWAGCVGIVLYFKESSHMEAAYGLAITMTMIMTTILMSVYLYVNKVPKWILVIFVVIYLAIEGAFLAANLLKFTHGGWVSLLLAAIIGLVITVWLKAYFIKLRLTEFESLEKYIGPLRELSNDISIPKYSTHLIFMSNASHESEIENKIIYSIFYKRPKRADIYWFVHVETTDEPYTMDYHVNIMAEDDVIKVTFRLGFRIEQRINLFFRKVVEDMVANKEVDITSRYESLNRQNITGDFRFIVLERYLALENNLPFTEEVIMKIYFAIKSITTSEDKWFGLDSSAVKVEKVPLVLTPGEKIRMKRIYS, encoded by the coding sequence ATGGGATCGCATAAACATCTTGATAAGGCCTCGGCTGCCGGGCTTCTTGTTGCATTAGGAATTATTTTTGGAGATATCGGCACCTCGCCGCTCTATGTAATGCAAGCCATAATCGGCAAAGAAATGATTTCGACAGAAGTTGTTTACGGCGCCGTTTCCTGCATTTTCTGGACGCTTACGCTGCAAACGACTTTGAAGTATGTGATTCTGATCCTCCGGGCAGATAACAAAGGTGAAGGAGGGATTCTGGCGTTGTATGCATTAGTACGCAAAAATGCCCGCTGGCTCACGGTTCCGGCCATTATTGGTGCCAGCACATTGCTGGCTGACGGCATTATTACGCCGCCCATTTCCGTATCATCTGCCGTGGAAGGATTGCAAATCCTTTATCCGAGTATCCAGACCATCCCGATCGTAATTGGCATCCTTACGCTGCTTTTCATCATTCAGATATTTGGTACAACCATTGTGGGCCGTGCATTTGGTCCCGTAATGATGATCTGGTTTGTGATGCTTGCAGTTTTGGGCGTACATCAGGTTGTGGGCCACATGGAGATTTTAAAATCCCTGAACCCTTACTACGGTTATCAGCTGTTAGCGAACCATCCTGGCGGATTCTGGATGCTTGGGGCCGTATTTCTTTGTACAACGGGTGCCGAAGCATTGTATAGCGATCTTGGTCACTGCGGACGAGGCAACATTCGAATCAGTTGGATTTTTGTAAAAACCTGTTTAATCCTGAATTATTTCGGACAGGGCGCATGGTTAATTGCCCACTCAGGCACATATCTGGATGGCAAGAAGCCATTCTACGAAATTATGCCCGACTGGTGGTTGCTGCCAGGGATCGCCATAGCCACGATGGCAACGGTTATTGCCAGCCAAGCCTTAATAAGTGGTTCATTTACATTGATTTCAGAAGCGATCCGGCTCAATTTCTGGCCGAAAGTACGATTGGTATATCCGAGTGATCAGAAAGGCCAGCTTTACGTACCGAGCGTCAACTGGCTCTTGTGGGCCGGTTGTGTTGGGATCGTCCTTTATTTCAAGGAATCGTCGCACATGGAAGCCGCTTATGGACTTGCCATTACGATGACGATGATCATGACCACCATATTAATGTCGGTGTATTTATATGTCAATAAGGTGCCGAAATGGATACTGGTGATCTTTGTTGTTATTTATCTGGCGATTGAAGGCGCTTTTCTGGCTGCTAACCTGCTCAAATTTACACACGGCGGCTGGGTATCGCTATTGCTCGCAGCAATCATTGGTCTTGTGATCACAGTCTGGCTGAAAGCCTATTTCATAAAACTGCGACTTACAGAATTCGAAAGTCTGGAAAAATACATCGGCCCTTTACGCGAACTGAGCAATGATATCAGCATTCCGAAATATTCTACCCATTTGATTTTCATGTCCAACGCGTCGCATGAATCGGAAATTGAAAACAAGATCATTTACTCTATTTTTTACAAGCGCCCCAAGCGAGCGGATATTTATTGGTTTGTTCACGTAGAAACAACCGATGAACCTTATACGATGGACTATCACGTGAACATCATGGCCGAGGATGACGTGATCAAGGTAACATTCAGATTGGGTTTCCGGATCGAACAGCGCATTAATCTCTTCTTTCGTAAGGTGGTTGAAGATATGGTGGCCAACAAAGAGGTAGATATTACCAGCCGCTACGAATCTTTAAACCGCCAGAACATTACCGGCGACTTCCGGTTCATCGTTCTGGAACGTTATCTAGCACTTGAAAACAACCTGCCTTTTACAGAGGAGGTGATTATGAAGATCTACTTTGCCATCAAAAGCATTACAACTTCGGAAGACAAGTGGTTTGGACTGGATAGCAGTGCTGTCAAAGTTGAGAAAGTGCCTCTGGTTCTTACGCCGGGTGAAAAGATCCGCATGAAAAGGATTTATAGCTAG
- a CDS encoding DUF3467 domain-containing protein: MEDDNKETEQQINVELSEEMAEGVYSNLAMIAHSNSEFILDFIRLMPGVPRAKVKARIIITPEHAKRLISALMDNIQKYEDQYGPIQSTQDNEPSFNFPISFGGPGGEA, translated from the coding sequence ATGGAAGACGACAATAAAGAAACAGAACAACAGATTAACGTAGAATTATCAGAAGAAATGGCAGAAGGGGTTTACTCGAATCTGGCCATGATCGCGCATTCAAACAGCGAATTCATCCTTGATTTTATTCGCTTGATGCCCGGTGTTCCGCGCGCAAAAGTGAAAGCGCGAATCATCATCACACCGGAACATGCAAAACGCCTGATATCAGCGCTGATGGACAACATTCAAAAATACGAGGATCAATACGGACCCATTCAAAGCACGCAGGATAACGAGCCGTCTTTCAATTTTCCAATCAGTTTTGGAGGCCCGGGCGGCGAAGCATAA
- a CDS encoding xanthine dehydrogenase family protein molybdopterin-binding subunit, which translates to MQTLEQTSRRDFMKIAAAASGGLFLGFNWTNSSALPVVVDAKSIAAGSINFNSYLSIGTDNIITIVSPNPEIGQGIKTAFPMVVAEELDADWKQVKTVQGNLDTGIFERQVTGGSGAVPHSWERLRKAGATARHLLVEAAAAKWNVPAAELTTENGKVLHKASSKSATYGELAEAASKLTAPTEVKLKDEKDFKLIGQSVRNVDNHNIATGKPLFGLDFYKEGMLFALIQRPKAFGLKLKSVDSAAAKAMPGIVDVVTFENSVAVVGKSTWQVKKAKDALKIEYEKVAELESTADHNRIFTQLMDNGEATVRRKDGDVEAAFKGAAKVIKAEYQCPFLPHSPLEPMNFFAHVREDGVELVGPTQTPERARTEVAKLTGIAPEKITVEITRQGGGFGRRLSADFVIEAAHVSKLVKAPVKVVWTREDDMTGGTYRPAVRYRFEAALDKSGTLIGYKLRGVGMNAGNSTREDNFPSGSVDNLLIDSVEHKSPITTGPWRAPITNFLAYAEQSFLDEVAEAAGKDPVAFRLELLEKAKKSPVNAIKYDVDRMIAVIKLAAEKSNWGKKKGVYQGFSVYFSHRSYVAQVGEIVMQKGKPVLKNVIAAVDCGIVINQSGSLQQVRGGVVDGLGHAMYGNMTFKDGAPDQSNFNGFRLIRMNEIPEVDVHFVNNGISPTGLGEPALPPAGGAMANAFYKATKQRLRNQPFVNEEVFKGIS; encoded by the coding sequence ATGCAGACATTAGAACAAACTTCGAGGCGCGATTTCATGAAAATTGCCGCAGCTGCAAGTGGTGGGCTGTTTTTGGGTTTCAATTGGACCAATTCTTCTGCATTGCCTGTCGTTGTTGATGCCAAAAGCATTGCAGCCGGATCGATCAATTTCAACAGTTATCTTTCTATTGGCACGGATAACATTATCACCATTGTTTCTCCAAACCCGGAAATCGGGCAGGGGATTAAAACAGCCTTTCCAATGGTGGTGGCTGAGGAGCTCGATGCAGATTGGAAACAAGTGAAAACCGTTCAGGGGAATCTTGATACCGGTATTTTTGAAAGACAGGTTACCGGCGGAAGCGGCGCCGTTCCACATTCGTGGGAACGTCTTCGCAAAGCTGGTGCAACCGCGCGCCATCTTCTGGTAGAAGCTGCGGCAGCCAAATGGAATGTTCCTGCTGCTGAGCTAACCACAGAAAATGGTAAGGTTTTACATAAAGCTTCCAGCAAATCGGCTACTTATGGAGAACTGGCGGAAGCAGCATCCAAGCTGACCGCGCCAACGGAAGTTAAATTAAAAGATGAAAAAGACTTCAAACTGATCGGGCAATCTGTTCGTAATGTTGATAACCATAATATAGCAACAGGTAAGCCACTTTTCGGACTGGATTTTTATAAGGAAGGAATGCTATTCGCTTTAATCCAAAGACCAAAAGCATTTGGATTGAAACTAAAATCGGTAGACTCAGCAGCAGCGAAGGCAATGCCCGGGATTGTTGACGTCGTAACATTTGAAAACAGTGTTGCAGTTGTTGGGAAATCCACCTGGCAGGTTAAGAAAGCCAAAGACGCATTGAAGATTGAATATGAGAAAGTTGCCGAGCTGGAAAGCACAGCAGACCATAATCGCATTTTCACCCAATTAATGGACAACGGTGAGGCAACGGTCAGGCGTAAGGATGGAGATGTAGAAGCAGCATTTAAAGGCGCAGCAAAGGTCATTAAAGCCGAATACCAATGTCCATTCCTGCCGCATAGCCCATTGGAACCCATGAATTTCTTTGCACACGTACGGGAAGATGGCGTTGAACTGGTGGGACCTACGCAAACACCCGAGCGCGCCCGCACGGAAGTTGCCAAACTCACCGGCATTGCACCGGAAAAAATCACAGTCGAAATCACGCGCCAAGGCGGAGGTTTCGGTCGCAGGCTTTCAGCGGATTTCGTAATCGAAGCAGCACATGTTTCAAAACTCGTCAAAGCACCCGTTAAAGTAGTTTGGACGCGTGAAGACGATATGACCGGCGGCACCTATCGCCCCGCAGTGCGTTACCGCTTCGAAGCAGCATTGGACAAAAGCGGAACCTTGATCGGCTACAAATTACGTGGTGTAGGCATGAATGCAGGCAACTCCACCCGCGAAGACAATTTCCCTTCCGGATCTGTGGATAACTTGCTCATAGACTCGGTTGAGCATAAATCACCCATTACAACAGGCCCTTGGCGCGCTCCGATCACCAATTTCCTTGCTTATGCTGAACAATCCTTCCTGGATGAAGTTGCAGAAGCCGCGGGAAAGGATCCGGTTGCATTCAGGTTGGAATTGCTTGAAAAAGCCAAAAAGTCACCTGTTAATGCGATTAAATACGATGTGGACAGAATGATCGCGGTGATCAAGCTGGCGGCTGAAAAAAGCAACTGGGGCAAAAAGAAAGGCGTTTACCAGGGTTTCAGCGTTTACTTCTCGCACAGGTCGTACGTAGCGCAAGTAGGGGAGATTGTAATGCAAAAAGGCAAGCCTGTATTGAAAAACGTAATTGCAGCAGTAGATTGCGGCATTGTGATTAACCAGAGCGGTTCATTGCAGCAGGTTAGGGGCGGTGTTGTGGATGGTCTGGGCCATGCGATGTATGGTAACATGACGTTTAAAGACGGCGCGCCGGACCAAAGCAACTTCAATGGGTTCCGCCTGATCAGGATGAACGAAATCCCGGAAGTTGACGTCCATTTTGTCAATAACGGCATTTCTCCCACAGGTTTGGGTGAACCGGCGTTACCGCCTGCCGGTGGCGCAATGGCCAATGCATTCTATAAGGCAACCAAACAAAGGCTGCGTAATCAGCCATTTGTGAACGAAGAGGTTTTTAAAGGCATATCTTAG
- a CDS encoding (2Fe-2S)-binding protein yields the protein MALFKLSINNRAYDADVERDTPLLWVLRDNLGLVGTKYGCGIAQCGACTVHVDGKAVRSCVLPVSAVGKAKVTTIEGLSEKGDHPVQQAWDEVDVAQCGYCQAGQIMTAAALLKEKPKPTDEEIVSTMSGNICRCGTYHRIREAVKVAATKTN from the coding sequence ATGGCGTTATTCAAACTTTCAATTAACAACCGTGCCTATGATGCGGATGTCGAGCGCGACACTCCGTTGTTATGGGTGCTCCGGGACAACCTCGGCCTCGTAGGCACTAAGTACGGCTGCGGGATTGCACAATGCGGTGCATGCACCGTCCACGTTGACGGAAAAGCAGTTCGCTCCTGCGTGCTTCCGGTTTCCGCTGTTGGAAAGGCAAAAGTTACTACGATAGAAGGTCTTTCAGAAAAAGGAGATCATCCGGTGCAGCAAGCCTGGGATGAAGTGGATGTAGCACAATGTGGTTATTGCCAGGCAGGCCAGATCATGACTGCTGCGGCATTGTTGAAAGAAAAGCCAAAACCTACGGACGAAGAAATCGTTTCCACCATGAGCGGCAACATTTGCCGTTGCGGCACTTACCACCGGATTCGCGAGGCAGTCAAAGTAGCAGCAACCAAAACTAACTGA